The segment TGCACCGGGCGCTCCCGGCCCAAGGGGACCGGGACGTCGGGACCCAAGAGGTCCCTCCAGCGGGAACAACGGCGGCCATCCCGGCCAAGAAGGCGGGCAAATCGGCATTCCAGGCGCTGAAGGAGGCGGTGTGGCAGAGCCGCTTCGGCGAGTGCTCCGACGACAAGCTGCGCCGCCTGGCGCACATGGGCGTTTCCTGGGGCTTTATGGGCATGTTCCTAGCCACGCTGATCATCCTCGCCGTCGACTACCGCTGGCTGCCTTTGCCGCGCTGGGTCTCGCTCGCGATCGGCTCGATTTCCGGGGTCGCTTGCGCGCTCGGCCTAGGGTATTATTTCTATCTGCGCCTCAAGGGCAAGACCGCGGTAGGCAAGTATTCCCACCCCAGCGACTGGGCCTTCCTTTTGCTGCTGGCTCTTTCCGTCCTCAGCGGCTACATCATGCTCCTGTTCCGTTTCCTGAGCATGCCCATGGCCGCTTACGGCACGTTCGCCTTCCACCTGGTCGTCGTTTTCGACCTGCTGGTCACTTTCCCGTTCAGCAAGTTCGCCCATGTCATCTACCGGCCAATAGCTCTATGGATCGCCGGCTTGAAATAGCCAGAATGAATATCAAGGAGGATATATTATGAGTGACACAAAACCCGTCGAGAAGGCCAGCATCGTCCTGCTGAGCGGAGACATGGACAAGGTCATGGCCGCCTTCATCATCGCCAACGGCGCCGCCGCCTTCGACATGGAGGTCTCCATGTTTTTCACCTTCTGGGGCTTGAAGGCCATCCAAAAGGGCAACCTGACTGGCACGGGCGTCATGGGCAAGATGCTCGGCGTCATGAACCGCGGCGGCATGAAGCGCCTCAACCCCTCGAAACTGAGCTTCGGCGGAATGGGCCGGGTCATGTTCAAGATGATGATGAAGAAGCACAAAGTGG is part of the Candidatus Aminicenantes bacterium genome and harbors:
- a CDS encoding 4Fe-4S dicluster domain-containing protein gives rise to the protein MEKVNANVLAEIKKLGAFDLEACYSCGTCSAICPLSKDAASFPRRMIRYSLLGLEKRILSAPEPWLCYYCGECSDSCPRQAEPAALMMALRRFATRRFALGRLADAVYSSLASVFTWLLLSAAALAAIFLAYNPAMNRDKVDFLSFVSLGRIHDAGLALVGFIVLASVAQIWTLFRNLHRALPAQGDRDVGTQEVPPAGTTAAIPAKKAGKSAFQALKEAVWQSRFGECSDDKLRRLAHMGVSWGFMGMFLATLIILAVDYRWLPLPRWVSLAIGSISGVACALGLGYYFYLRLKGKTAVGKYSHPSDWAFLLLLALSVLSGYIMLLFRFLSMPMAAYGTFAFHLVVVFDLLVTFPFSKFAHVIYRPIALWIAGLK
- a CDS encoding DsrE/DsrF/DrsH-like family protein, giving the protein MSDTKPVEKASIVLLSGDMDKVMAAFIIANGAAAFDMEVSMFFTFWGLKAIQKGNLTGTGVMGKMLGVMNRGGMKRLNPSKLSFGGMGRVMFKMMMKKHKVATLPEMLKQAQEQGVKLTACEMTMNVMEIKKEDLIDGVKIGGVASFIADASESKFTLFI